From one Streptomyces sp. R41 genomic stretch:
- a CDS encoding Fur family transcriptional regulator, translated as MVSTDWKSDLRQRGYRLTPQRQLVLEAVDTLEHATPDDILIEVRKTASGVNISTVYRTLELLEELGLVSHAHLGHGAPTYHLADRHHHIHLVCRDCTNVIEADVSVAAEFTAKLRETFGFETDMKHFAIFGRCKDCAAKK; from the coding sequence GTGGTGAGCACCGACTGGAAGAGCGACCTGAGGCAGCGCGGCTACCGGCTGACGCCGCAGCGCCAGCTTGTCCTCGAAGCCGTGGACACCCTGGAGCACGCGACCCCCGACGACATCCTCATCGAGGTGAGGAAGACGGCGTCGGGGGTCAACATTTCCACGGTCTACCGGACCCTGGAGCTCCTGGAGGAGCTCGGCCTGGTCTCGCACGCCCACCTGGGGCACGGCGCGCCGACGTACCACCTGGCCGACCGGCACCACCACATCCACCTGGTGTGCCGCGACTGCACGAACGTCATCGAGGCCGATGTCTCGGTCGCCGCCGAGTTCACGGCGAAGCTCCGTGAGACGTTCGGCTTCGAGACGGACATGAAACACTTCGCGATCTTCGGCCGTTGCAAGGACTGCGCGGCCAAGAAGTAA
- a CDS encoding FABP family protein, with amino-acid sequence MIEIPSDLHKDLVPLAFLLGTWAGAGVHDFPGSEKCNFGQEVTFTHDGRDFLEYHSHTWVLDADGNKVRPLETESGFWRVDGNRKVEVVMTRDDGVVEIWYGELADKKPQIDLVTDAVARTAASGPYSGGKRLYGYVKSDLMWVGEKQTPEVELRPYMSAHLKKVVTPEDVERWAKALPDDMPDDGIAFFK; translated from the coding sequence ATGATCGAGATCCCGTCCGACCTCCACAAGGACCTGGTCCCCCTCGCTTTCCTGCTCGGCACCTGGGCCGGCGCGGGCGTCCACGACTTCCCCGGCTCCGAGAAGTGCAACTTCGGGCAGGAGGTCACCTTCACCCATGACGGGCGGGACTTCCTGGAGTACCACTCGCACACCTGGGTGCTCGACGCGGACGGGAACAAGGTCAGGCCGCTGGAGACCGAGTCCGGCTTCTGGCGCGTCGACGGCAACCGCAAGGTCGAGGTCGTCATGACCCGCGACGACGGTGTCGTCGAGATCTGGTACGGCGAGCTGGCCGACAAGAAGCCGCAGATCGACCTGGTCACGGACGCGGTCGCGCGCACGGCGGCCTCGGGTCCGTACAGCGGCGGCAAGCGCCTGTACGGGTATGTGAAGAGCGATCTCATGTGGGTCGGCGAGAAGCAGACCCCCGAGGTCGAGCTGCGCCCCTACATGTCCGCGCACCTGAAGAAGGTCGTCACCCCGGAGGACGTCGAGCGCTGGGCCAAGGCCCTCCCGGACGACATGCCGGACGACGGGATCGCTTTCTTCAAGTAG
- a CDS encoding DsrE family protein codes for MAKKLVIKVTAGADAPERCSQAFTVAAVAVASGVDVSLWLTGESSWFALPGRAAEFELPHAAPLPDLIDSILAAGRITLCTQCAARREITEKDVLEGVRIAGAQVFVQEAMGDETQALVY; via the coding sequence ATGGCGAAGAAGCTCGTGATCAAGGTGACGGCGGGGGCCGATGCCCCGGAGCGCTGCTCACAGGCGTTCACCGTCGCGGCGGTGGCCGTGGCCAGTGGCGTCGACGTCTCCCTCTGGCTGACCGGCGAGTCCTCGTGGTTCGCGCTGCCGGGCCGCGCCGCCGAGTTCGAGCTTCCGCACGCGGCGCCGCTGCCGGACCTGATCGACTCGATCCTGGCCGCGGGGCGCATCACGCTCTGCACCCAGTGCGCGGCCCGGCGCGAGATCACGGAGAAGGACGTCCTGGAGGGCGTACGCATCGCGGGCGCGCAGGTCTTCGTGCAGGAGGCGATGGGGGACGAGACGCAGGCACTCGTCTACTGA
- a CDS encoding VOC family protein, with amino-acid sequence MSRTRLSTVVFDAPDAHALADFYRRLLGYVVRAEEPDWVLIGPPYGGTALAFETERLYTPPVWPAGPDDQRMMLHLDIEVDDLAAETARALSEGARLAEYQPQEHVRVFFDPAGHPFCLWVHTHEKHPKRLRRHTRQATQQASGRATQ; translated from the coding sequence ATGTCGCGTACGAGATTGTCCACCGTGGTGTTCGACGCGCCTGACGCGCATGCCCTGGCCGACTTCTACAGGCGGCTCCTCGGGTATGTGGTGCGCGCGGAGGAGCCGGACTGGGTGCTCATCGGCCCGCCGTACGGCGGCACCGCGCTCGCCTTCGAGACCGAGCGGCTCTACACGCCGCCCGTGTGGCCCGCGGGCCCCGACGACCAGCGGATGATGCTGCACCTCGACATCGAGGTCGACGATCTGGCCGCGGAGACGGCCCGTGCCCTCTCCGAGGGGGCCAGGCTCGCCGAGTACCAGCCCCAGGAGCACGTACGGGTCTTCTTCGACCCGGCGGGGCACCCCTTCTGCCTCTGGGTGCACACGCATGAGAAGCATCCGAAGCGTCTGAGGCGTCACACGCGTCAGGCGACTCAGCAGGCGAGCGGCCGGGCGACTCAGTGA
- a CDS encoding DUF3099 domain-containing protein has product MYARRRHVYFAMMGTCIGLFVLAWGVVRLWSIPVAVGMCVVAMVIPPLAAMVANRRGPEDRWWDDPSGDPKSDEWWDELDGKKRRQ; this is encoded by the coding sequence ATGTACGCACGACGGCGTCACGTCTATTTCGCCATGATGGGGACGTGCATCGGGCTCTTCGTCCTGGCCTGGGGAGTGGTGCGGCTCTGGTCGATTCCTGTGGCCGTCGGGATGTGTGTGGTGGCCATGGTGATTCCGCCGCTGGCCGCGATGGTGGCCAATCGGCGCGGGCCGGAGGACCGGTGGTGGGACGACCCGTCCGGTGACCCCAAGTCCGATGAGTGGTGGGACGAGCTGGACGGCAAGAAGCGGCGGCAGTAG
- a CDS encoding DUF1416 domain-containing protein, whose product MCGAKAGGPDASTIKPGETTIQGQVTRDGEPVTGYVRLLDSTGEFTAEVPTSATGQFRFYAAEGTWTVRALVPGGTADRTVVAQTGGLAEVAIAV is encoded by the coding sequence ATGTGTGGAGCGAAGGCCGGCGGCCCCGACGCCTCGACGATCAAGCCCGGTGAGACCACGATCCAGGGCCAGGTGACCCGCGACGGCGAGCCGGTCACGGGTTACGTCCGCCTCCTGGACTCGACCGGCGAGTTCACCGCCGAGGTCCCGACCTCGGCCACCGGACAGTTCCGCTTCTACGCGGCCGAGGGCACGTGGACCGTGCGGGCCCTGGTGCCCGGCGGCACCGCCGACCGCACGGTCGTCGCCCAGACGGGTGGCCTCGCCGAGGTCGCGATCGCCGTCTGA
- a CDS encoding sulfurtransferase, with amino-acid sequence MSRSDVLVDADWVQDHLDDPSVAIVEVDEDTSAYEKNHIKNAIRIDWTKDLQDPVRRDFIDQEGFEKLLSSKGIGNDTLVVLYGGNNNWFASYAYWYFKLYGHENVKLLDGGRKKWELDSRDLVDGSQVPDRAATAYKAKAQNTAIRAFRDDVVAAIGSQNLVDVRSPDEFSGKLLAPAHLPQEQSQRPGHVPTARNIPWSKNANDDGTFKSDDELKELYAEEQVDLATDTIAYCRIGERSALTWFVLHELLGVENVKNYDGSWTEYGSLVGVPIELGANK; translated from the coding sequence ATGAGCCGCAGCGACGTCCTGGTAGACGCCGACTGGGTCCAGGACCACCTGGACGACCCGAGCGTGGCCATCGTCGAGGTCGACGAGGACACGTCCGCGTACGAGAAGAACCACATCAAGAACGCCATCCGGATCGACTGGACCAAGGACCTCCAGGACCCGGTCCGCCGTGACTTCATCGACCAGGAGGGCTTCGAGAAGCTCCTCTCGTCGAAGGGCATCGGCAACGACACCCTCGTCGTCCTCTACGGCGGCAACAACAACTGGTTCGCCTCGTACGCCTACTGGTACTTCAAGCTCTACGGCCACGAGAACGTGAAGCTCCTCGACGGCGGCCGCAAGAAGTGGGAGCTCGACTCCCGCGACCTGGTCGACGGCTCGCAGGTGCCCGACCGTGCCGCCACCGCGTACAAGGCCAAGGCCCAGAACACGGCGATCCGCGCCTTCCGTGACGACGTCGTCGCCGCGATCGGCTCGCAGAACCTGGTCGACGTGCGTTCGCCCGACGAGTTCAGCGGCAAGTTGCTCGCCCCGGCCCACCTGCCGCAGGAGCAGTCGCAGCGTCCGGGCCACGTCCCGACCGCCCGCAACATCCCGTGGTCGAAGAACGCCAACGACGACGGCACCTTCAAGTCGGACGACGAGCTCAAGGAGCTCTACGCCGAGGAGCAGGTCGACCTCGCCACGGACACCATCGCGTACTGCCGTATCGGTGAGCGTTCCGCGCTCACCTGGTTCGTGCTGCACGAGCTGCTCGGTGTGGAGAACGTCAAGAACTACGACGGCTCCTGGACCGAGTACGGCTCCCTGGTCGGCGTCCCGATCGAGCTCGGCGCCAACAAGTAA
- a CDS encoding putative leader peptide translates to MKRQADLTKRRAVDLCRVAAMLCRTF, encoded by the coding sequence ATGAAGCGACAGGCGGATCTCACGAAGCGGCGGGCAGTAGACCTGTGCCGCGTCGCCGCCATGCTCTGTCGCACCTTCTGA
- a CDS encoding DUF2993 domain-containing protein, whose product MRALRIILIVAVILGGLFVIADRVAVGFAEDKAADRIKSTEGLASTPDVSIEGFPFLTQVAGGELDDVKIGIKNYEASTGGTSAAASTIRIDDLSAEMHGVVFNGDYSSATANSAVGTASISYAELLKAAKAEPTQVASGVTARVIGLSDGGNGKIKVTVEATVLGTKLPQPVSVLSSVSVSGDTVKVHADSLPKLGVELAEGRIRAITDFEQKIDELPGGIQLDKVEAAKSGVDISVKGSDVKLVG is encoded by the coding sequence ATGCGCGCACTGCGAATAATCCTGATCGTCGCCGTCATCCTGGGCGGCCTGTTCGTGATCGCGGACCGGGTGGCGGTCGGGTTCGCGGAGGACAAGGCGGCGGACCGGATCAAGAGCACCGAGGGCCTGGCCAGCACCCCCGACGTGTCCATCGAGGGCTTCCCCTTCCTCACCCAGGTCGCCGGCGGCGAACTCGACGACGTGAAGATCGGCATCAAGAACTACGAGGCCTCGACGGGCGGCACGAGCGCCGCCGCCTCCACGATCCGCATCGACGACCTCAGCGCCGAGATGCACGGCGTCGTCTTCAACGGCGACTACAGCTCCGCCACCGCGAACAGTGCCGTCGGCACCGCGTCCATCTCGTACGCCGAGCTGCTCAAGGCCGCCAAGGCCGAGCCCACTCAGGTCGCCTCCGGCGTCACCGCCCGGGTCATCGGCCTCTCCGACGGCGGCAACGGCAAGATCAAGGTCACGGTCGAGGCCACCGTCTTGGGCACCAAGCTGCCCCAGCCGGTCTCCGTGCTCAGCTCCGTCAGCGTCTCGGGCGACACGGTGAAGGTGCACGCCGACTCCCTGCCCAAGCTGGGCGTCGAGCTCGCCGAGGGCCGGATCCGCGCGATCACCGACTTCGAGCAGAAGATCGACGAACTGCCCGGCGGTATCCAGCTCGACAAGGTCGAGGCGGCGAAGAGCGGCGTCGACATCTCGGTGAAGGGTTCGGACGTCAAGCTGGTCGGGTAG
- a CDS encoding MoaD/ThiS family protein, with the protein MAKGTVRYWAAAKAAAGVAEEPYDASTLAEALDAARERHPGELVRVLRRCSFLIDGDPVGTRGHETVRLAEGGTVEVLPPFAGG; encoded by the coding sequence ATGGCAAAGGGCACGGTGCGTTACTGGGCCGCCGCCAAGGCCGCGGCCGGCGTAGCCGAGGAGCCGTACGACGCGAGCACGCTCGCCGAGGCGCTCGACGCGGCGCGCGAGCGACACCCCGGCGAACTGGTCCGCGTCCTGCGGCGATGCTCGTTCCTCATCGACGGTGACCCCGTGGGGACCCGCGGGCATGAGACGGTACGGCTGGCCGAGGGCGGCACGGTCGAGGTGCTCCCGCCGTTCGCAGGAGGGTGA